CGGTCACCAAGTTGGATTCTGACTTCGGCGTGGCTCTTGGCCAGCACCTGCGCGTCGGTATTTCCGGCGATAAACTCCACGCCTTCGAGTCCCGACTCGATCATGCGGTTGACGGCGTTGTTTCCTGCTCCACCGAGGCCGATTACACGAATTCTGGCCGCTTGCATCAATTCTTCTCCTTAAGACCGGAAACTGTCTTCCGTACACTTGATAGTTTAACGCAAGGATACCGTCTAAAAGCCTTGGGCATGGTGGGGTGGTCTGTGCCGCGCTTAGAGGAGCTCAAGTTTTCTCATCAACGTCAATGGAAAGCGCCTCGGCGGGTGGGCCGGGGCGCTTTGAGAGCGGTGAGGAGCGGTTACAGAATGCGGCGGGCGCTGACGTAGCGGCTCGACCAATACGGATTAGACAAGTTGTCGACCATGGTGCGCCCGTAATAGCTGTTGGCGTTGGCGAAGCTGCCGTTGCCCAGATAGATGGCCACGTGCGAGATGCCGCCGCCCATGGTGCTGAAGAACATCAGGTCGCCTGCTTGCAAGCTGCTGCGGGACACGGCGTAGCCGCTGCGCGACTGTGAAGCGGCGGTGCGCGGCAAAGACACACCCATCGAGCGGTAGACCGCTTGGGTGTAGCCGCTGCAATCCAGACCCCAGTTGCTGCTGCCGCCGCTGGCGTAGCGGATGCCCAAAAAGCGCAGCGCAGCGGAGCGGATGGTGCTGTTCCCGCTGGACTGGGGCGCAGCAGCCGTCGCCTTGGCTGAACTGGTCTGGCCGCCGACATTCAGGCGCTGGCCGATTTGCAGGGTGGTGCTGCTCAGACCGTTGAGCTGCATCAGCTTTTGCGGCTGCAAATTGTAGCGCTGGGCGACGCTGGAAAGCGTGTCTCCGGCCCTGACGGCGTAGGAGGCGGCGGTGGCGCTGCCGCTCAGGGCAACTACGGTCAGGAGGATTCGGAAGGCGTTCATGAATAAAAAGAGTTTATCAGGCCTTTAACTTTAAGCCATTCACGCTCAGCTTATTTTAGGGCTTTATCCCTCCTAGACGTTAAAAAACCAATACAAAGGTTCATCTCATTTCCTAGAGGTTATCGTGCTGTTCTCATCTGACTCATCTTTGGGCTCACGTGTGATTTTTCTAGCTTACGGCGCTTACGGGTGTCTGATGCACACTTAAGCTCCAACTCTCTGAGATTGAGTGAGCCAAAACTCATTTTTCACATCTTTCCTGCCTCTCAAAGACTTGGTAAGTGCTCAAGGTCTAGACTTGGGAAATGCGTCTGGCCATTTTTAGCGATATTCACGGCAATTTGCCTGCTTTGGAAGCGCTGCTGGCCGATTTGAGGACTCAAGCGCCCGACCTTTTGCTGTGTCTGGGTGACGTGGCTATGACTGGCCCCTTTCCCAACGAGTGCTTGCAAGCGGTCGCGGCGCTCGGCTGTGGTGTAGTGATGGGGAACGCCGATCAAGCTCTGCTGGAGGCGCTGCCCGCTTTTGTGCCGCGTGGTTTGCCGGACGAGCAAGAAATCTACGACTTGGACGCTTGGAGCCATGCGGCGGTGGGCGACAAAGAGCGCGAGTGGGTGCGGGCCTATCAGCCGACCTTGCGCCCCGCACCGGAACTGCTGGCCTTTCACGGCAGCCCGGAGAGCAACACCGAGGTGCTGGACGCGGGTACGCCGCAGGAGCGCTTGGCCCAACTCCGCGCCGAGTACGGCGACGCGCCGCTGTGGATTGGCGGCCATACTCACCGCCCACTCCTGCGGAGCTTGGACGGTTGGACGCTGCTCAACCCCGGATCGGTGGGAATGCCGTTTGAACTCAGAAACGGCCACTACGTCAATCTGGCCCGCGCCGATTATTTGATTCTGGACTTGGTGGCAGGGGTGTTTCAGCCTCAGTTTCGGCAGGTGCCGTATGCGGCCAGAAGAGTGCAGGACGGCTTTGTGGCTGCCAAAGTTCCCCATGCCGCCAAGTGGGTAGCCGAATGGGTGGACGTGCGCTGAACAGGTCAAGCGGAGCCCTCTTTTCGCTTCACCTGCTGACCAAGTACGGCTAGATTACCGTTTCGGGATTCCGTAAAGAGCGCTCCATCCCTATCGTCGTGAACGGACGCCCTTGAGGACGCCACTCCTTCACTCCCATCTAGCCGTACTTTTCCCATCTCTCGCGTCTTGGGCAGAGCAGCACCTACCGGGCCTGCCCGCTCCGCTCGGTTTATCTAAAGATAAACATTGACCTACTTAAGCAGAGTACCGGGCTTCTTTTCCGCTAATCTGACAAGCATGAGCATTCATATCAACGCCGAAGTCGGCCAAATCGCCCCCACCGTTTTGCTGC
The sequence above is drawn from the Deinococcus detaillensis genome and encodes:
- a CDS encoding C40 family peptidase; the protein is MNAFRILLTVVALSGSATAASYAVRAGDTLSSVAQRYNLQPQKLMQLNGLSSTTLQIGQRLNVGGQTSSAKATAAAPQSSGNSTIRSAALRFLGIRYASGGSSNWGLDCSGYTQAVYRSMGVSLPRTAASQSRSGYAVSRSSLQAGDLMFFSTMGGGISHVAIYLGNGSFANANSYYGRTMVDNLSNPYWSSRYVSARRIL
- a CDS encoding metallophosphoesterase family protein, whose amino-acid sequence is MRLAIFSDIHGNLPALEALLADLRTQAPDLLLCLGDVAMTGPFPNECLQAVAALGCGVVMGNADQALLEALPAFVPRGLPDEQEIYDLDAWSHAAVGDKEREWVRAYQPTLRPAPELLAFHGSPESNTEVLDAGTPQERLAQLRAEYGDAPLWIGGHTHRPLLRSLDGWTLLNPGSVGMPFELRNGHYVNLARADYLILDLVAGVFQPQFRQVPYAARRVQDGFVAAKVPHAAKWVAEWVDVR